From the Streptomyces syringium genome, one window contains:
- a CDS encoding VOC family protein — MFNAITHSQIYVLDQDEAFDFYVNKLGLQVAADVDMGFMRWLTVSVPGHPEREILLERPGVPAMSEETAQQVRELVTKGAMGGWLIFATDDCRKTYETLLSRGVEFTEEPTERPHGIDCGLRDPFGNRIRFTQPKG; from the coding sequence ATGTTCAACGCCATCACGCACTCGCAGATATACGTCCTCGACCAGGACGAGGCCTTCGACTTCTACGTAAACAAGCTGGGCTTGCAGGTCGCCGCCGATGTCGACATGGGCTTCATGCGCTGGCTGACCGTCAGCGTCCCCGGCCACCCGGAGCGCGAGATCCTGCTGGAGCGGCCGGGCGTGCCGGCGATGTCCGAGGAGACCGCGCAGCAGGTCCGTGAGTTGGTGACCAAGGGCGCCATGGGCGGCTGGCTCATCTTCGCCACGGACGACTGCCGCAAGACGTACGAGACGCTGCTGTCCAGGGGGGTCGAGTTCACCGAGGAGCCCACCGAGCGGCCCCACGGCATCGACTGCGGCCTCCGCGACCCCTTCGGCAACCGCATCCGCTTCACCCAGCCGAAGGGCTAG